A portion of the Segatella copri DSM 18205 genome contains these proteins:
- a CDS encoding GNAT family N-acetyltransferase — MIEIKRYTPKDAAEWNNFVWKSRQGTFLFDRNYMDYHQDRFHDHSLMFYYKGRLYAILPANETADEDKKILYSHQGLTYGGLLTCSKVTAEVCIDIFQALKDYLLQNDFQLCIYKAMPWIYQSIPSEEDLYALSYIGKAKLIAREISTTIFLNAPLRFSEQRRRGIKKAVSHGLSVGFTKFPKDITDFWDLLDKNLWQRHNTHPVHSKEELQLLMHRFPDHILCFVVKKDETIIGGSIVYTTPQVIHTQYIAANELGKELGALDALFDFILHKCPWNVPYFDFGKSTEDAGKYLNKNLIHQKEGFGGRGVIYDTYQWEI, encoded by the coding sequence ATGATAGAAATCAAAAGATATACCCCAAAAGACGCTGCCGAATGGAACAACTTTGTTTGGAAATCCAGACAAGGCACCTTCCTCTTCGACAGAAACTATATGGACTATCATCAAGACAGATTTCATGACCATTCCTTGATGTTCTATTATAAAGGACGCTTGTATGCCATTCTTCCTGCCAATGAAACTGCGGATGAGGACAAGAAGATTCTCTATTCTCACCAAGGACTGACGTATGGAGGCTTACTGACTTGTTCCAAGGTAACAGCAGAAGTTTGCATCGACATCTTTCAGGCTCTTAAGGACTATCTCCTGCAAAATGATTTCCAGTTATGTATCTACAAGGCAATGCCATGGATATACCAGAGCATCCCTTCGGAAGAGGACCTCTATGCTCTCTCCTATATTGGGAAGGCAAAGTTGATAGCTAGAGAGATTTCCACTACCATTTTTCTCAATGCCCCCTTACGATTCAGCGAGCAGAGAAGAAGAGGCATCAAGAAAGCTGTGAGCCATGGACTAAGTGTTGGATTTACAAAATTTCCAAAGGACATCACAGACTTTTGGGATTTATTGGACAAGAATCTTTGGCAGAGGCATAATACTCATCCTGTACACTCGAAAGAGGAACTGCAATTACTTATGCATCGTTTTCCAGACCACATTCTCTGCTTTGTGGTAAAGAAAGATGAAACGATTATTGGTGGAAGCATCGTATATACTACCCCCCAAGTAATTCATACCCAGTATATCGCTGCCAACGAATTGGGCAAGGAACTGGGAGCTTTGGATGCCCTCTTCGACTTTATCCTCCACAAATGCCCATGGAATGTCCCATACTTCGACTTCGGCAAATCCACAGAAGATGCGGGCAAGTATCTCAACAAGAATCTCATCCACCAAAAGGAAGGATTCGGAGGAAGAGGGGTCATCTACGACACATACCAATGGGAAATCTAA
- a CDS encoding sugar 3,4-ketoisomerase, producing MKELGRIIKLHTISDPRGNLTVSEENIELPFDLKRAYWIYDVPQGGNRGGHAHKKLQQVIIAVHGSFTVSLDNGKETKKYQLSNPGMGLYLGTEIWRTLDDFSEGAVCLVLASELYEPEDYLYEYDEFLKYIHTTHSTTSEP from the coding sequence ATGAAAGAATTAGGTAGAATCATCAAATTACATACCATATCCGACCCTAGAGGCAACCTGACCGTATCAGAGGAGAACATCGAGCTTCCCTTCGACTTGAAACGTGCCTACTGGATATACGATGTGCCACAGGGTGGCAACCGAGGCGGTCATGCCCACAAAAAGCTCCAGCAAGTCATCATCGCCGTGCATGGATCATTTACCGTATCCCTAGACAACGGCAAGGAGACCAAGAAATACCAGCTCAGCAATCCTGGCATGGGGCTCTATCTCGGCACAGAGATATGGCGCACACTGGATGATTTCTCCGAGGGAGCCGTATGCCTGGTGCTTGCCTCTGAACTTTATGAGCCAGAAGACTATCTGTATGAATACGATGAATTTCTGAAATACATCCATACCACACATAGCACAACATCAGAGCCATGA
- a CDS encoding LutC/YkgG family protein produces MKKEDFLNKLRKNTHVQFDMPAVDVKGIQYEDTLKQFIEMTESVGAHVIEAKEGESLDELVKKAYPEAKVFASHLPEITIAQKNPDTVAEANDLNGTDVGIVRGEVGVAENGCVWIPQTMKEKAVLFISEYLVIFLEKEKIVNNMHEAYARIEMDPKYNFGTFISGPSKTADIEQALVMGAQAARGVTVVLL; encoded by the coding sequence ATGAAGAAAGAAGATTTCCTGAACAAGTTGCGTAAGAATACGCATGTTCAATTCGATATGCCTGCCGTAGATGTGAAGGGTATCCAGTATGAGGATACGCTGAAACAGTTTATTGAGATGACGGAATCGGTAGGTGCCCATGTGATAGAGGCGAAGGAGGGTGAGAGTCTGGATGAGCTGGTGAAGAAGGCTTATCCGGAAGCCAAGGTCTTTGCTTCTCATCTGCCAGAAATCACGATTGCCCAGAAGAATCCTGATACGGTGGCTGAGGCTAATGACCTGAATGGTACTGATGTGGGTATTGTTCGTGGTGAAGTGGGTGTTGCCGAGAATGGCTGCGTCTGGATTCCTCAGACCATGAAGGAGAAAGCGGTGCTTTTCATCTCGGAATACCTTGTGATATTCCTCGAAAAAGAGAAGATTGTGAACAATATGCATGAGGCTTATGCCCGTATTGAGATGGATCCGAAGTACAATTTCGGTACTTTCATCAGTGGTCCTTCCAAGACTGCTGATATCGAGCAGGCACTGGTAATGGGTGCGCAAGCAGCCAGAGGCGTAACCGTAGTGCTTTTGTAA